The genome window GGCACTAATTGGGTAACGGGTAAGGTGACTGCAACGTGATTCCGTAAAACTCGTGTGGTGCGAGCGAGTGCTGCTTGTAAGGCGGCTAAACTTTCTTCAGCCTTGCGTTCTTGGACATAACCAATTAGCGCATTGGCAAGCAGGATTCCAAAAATAACAGTGGCATCGAGGGTTCGCCCAAGAAAGAAAGTAATCCCGCCAGTAATAATTAGGACATAAACCAAGGGGTTGGTGAATTGCGAATAAAAGAGTTGCCATTGATTGGTTTGGCGCGGCGGCGTAATCTGATTTAAGCCATAAAGACGCTGGCGTCTGCGCGCTTCAAGCGTCGACAACCCGCCTGGTTGAGTCGCTAAGGCATCCAGGGCATGTTTCACTGAAACACTCTGCCAAAAAACATCCCTGGGAAGTTCTGGTGACATTCCCCTCCTTCATAATATGTTAGCATAGCAAAACTGGAGGTAATCACTATGGGCAAACGTTATAAAGTTATTATCATCGGCTCTGGACCAGCGGGCATGACGGCCGCACTTTACACTGCTCGGGCCGAGCTTAAACCCCTAGTGTTAGCTGGCCGCGAAGCTGGCGGTCAGCTTATGCTTACGACCGACGTTGAGAACTTTCCAGGTTTCACAAGCATTTTGGGTCCGGAACTGATGAAGCGTTTAACAGAACATGCGCAAAAGTTTGGGGCCGAGATTGTTCGTGTTAATGTAACTAAAGTGGATTTCAGCGCCCGCCCTCTGCGTTTATGGGTTGATCGAACAGAATATCAAGCTGAAGCAATGATTATCGCCACCGGCGCCTCGGCACAATGGCTCGGTTTGGAATCTGAAACCCGTCTTCGCGGCAAGGGAGTTTCTAGTTGTGCGACTTGTGACGGATTCTTTTTTCGTGATAAGAAGATCGCGGTTGTGGGCGGTGGCGATACAGCGTTGGAAGAAGCAACCTTCTTAACTCGTTTTGCCTCTCATGTGACACTCATTCATCGTCGGGATGCTTTTCGAGCCTCAAAGCCGCTTCAACAGCGCGCCTCGAACGACGCTAAAATATCAGTTCTGTGGAATCAGGAGGTCCAGCAAGTTTTGGGCGATCGGCAAGTAACGGGCTTGAAACTGCGTAATACTCAAACTGACGAAGTGAGTGAGATTTCAGTCAGTGGACTTTTTGTGGCGATCGGCCACAAACCGAACACTGAAATTTTTCAGGGCCAACTTGAGTTGGATGAAAAAGGTTATATAGTTGGTTATCCGAATTCGGCAACAAGTAAAGAAGGTGTTTTTGTAGCTGGAGATGTTGAGGATCATCGTTATCGTCAGGCGATCACAGCGGCTGGGGCAGGCTGTAAGGCGGCAATAGATGCCGAACGCTGGTTATCAGACAGACTTGGACTTGAATCCCGTACTATTTTATACGGTAATTGAGCTATTTGGTAAAAGCTCGCCGCGCAAAATTTTCTCGGCTAAAGGCGATTCAATTTTATCCTGGATAAGGCGCCGCATTGGCCGGGCGCCAAATGTTGGTTCATAGGCCTCATGCGCAATTTTTACTAGAGTCTCGCTTTGGACATGCAGTGTAACGTGGCGGTCTTGTAGGTATTTGGCGACGCTTTTAAGTTCGCGCTGTCCTATTTCAATAAGATGTTGAATTTGGAGTGGCTGAAACACCTGGAGCCCGTCAAAACGATTCAAAAACTCGGGTCGAAAATGACGAATTAAAAGTGGAAATAATTTGTCGCGTAAGAAGGTCTGATGGTTGGAAAGTGTTCCGTCGTGGGCCGCTGTGATAATTTCATTTAGACCGATATTACTGGTGGCAACAACAATGGTGTGGGTAAAATCAACGGTCTGGCCCTTGCCATCGGTGAGACGGCCGTCATCAAGAAGCTGGAGAAAAATGTCGAAAACTTTTGGGTGGGCTTTTTCAATCTCATCTAAAAGAACCAGTGAATAAGGTTCTCTGTAAACCGGATTAGTTAGTTGGCCGCCTTCCTCATAGCCAATGTAACCTGGTGGAGCGCCAATTAAGCGTTGGACAGTATGGGACTCGGAAAATTCCGACATATCAATGCGAATAAAAGCGTCCGGACTTTTAAAAAGTTGTTCCGCTACGCGTTTTGCCAGTTCAGTTTTACCCACTCCTGAAGGGCCAAGAAAGAGAAAGCTTGCGATTGGGCGATTATTCGGACGCAAACCGACACTCGCGCGCAGAATAGTGCGACAAACTGATTCGATGACGTGGTTTTGACCGATGATGTCTTTTTTTAAATTTTGCTTGAGGCTAATAAGTTGAGTTGATTCATCAACCATAAGGGCGGCAAGCGGAATGCCTCGCACCTCGCTTATCCATTCATACAGATGGCGTTGGTTAAGAGTTTCGCGACATTGCTCGGCAATTTCAGAAGCGTTCTGCAAGAGTTCAAGCGCGCCGCCAGGCAAGCCATATTGAGGGAAAAAACGTCTTGTCAAACTAGTTATTTTTTGTGTTAAAGAGTTGATTTCTGGCCCCTGCGCTTGGAGAAGATTTCCAGTTTCTTGATCAGAAAAGCCATTTAGATGCAAAAAATCAAATTTAGAGATCAATAATGGAAAAGAGTTTAAATATATTGTATTGGAACCGAGCATGACAATCCGAACGTCGAATGCATCGTTTAATTCCCTTAGCCAGCGCGCGAGGCGACGCGCTTCAATTCGGTCAATACTGTCAAAAATCAGTTCGGGTTCATCAATAAAAATCAGCGCCCTAGAATGTGTCCTGGCGAAAGTATTTGTTTCGCGAAAGAATTGACTAACATCAGTCGGTTCATAAAGCTGTGTGATAAAAGCTCCAGAATCCAATTTAAAACATTTTGTACGGTGGAGCGCTTTCGAGTAAGTCGATAGGGCCTGAATCAAGGTATGTTTACCAACACCGCGTTTGCCGGTTAAGAAAACATGTTTCTTTGTCTTACCACTCAATGACCGGATCAATTTTTCGAGCACTTTTTTTTGATCGCTGTTAAGTCCCGGCAGTTTTTTGGGTGGGGAGAATGGAACGAAGATTGAAGAATTCATATTTTGTCTTAATCCAATTCAAAACTAACTTTTAAGTTGTCCGAAAAAGAAAACCCAAAACCTGCAGCTGTTTCGGCAAAATATACACGGTCGTATATATTTTGATTTAAGAGTGAAACTTGCACAGATTTAGAAAAGATATCTACTTTCAGGGAGAAGGCAGAGAGCGCCTCCAGGGCAAGTTCTAGGGGTCTGATTTTGGCCGTAGGAACGACACTTTCCTCGAATTGTGTCAAAACATATTGATTTGAGTTATTTTGCCAAGCATTCTGTCGCCTGCAACGTTCTAAAACGCCACAGATTACTGACTCGGTTGTGTCCCGGGGAGTCATTATCTCGGCTTGCAACTTGATGTGATCAATTTTGTCAGCTCTTCTAGTCATTCTCTGTAGAGCGACTGCGCCATTTTTTCTGTTTACACTTCGTTTATGCTCGTATGGAATGACCGACTTATTATAGGAAGAACTAAATTCTTCATAAACATGCCGTGATTTTCTATTCATTACACGTTCGTTTCGATAATGCTCAATGCCTGCTTTTTCACTTTTCTCAAATTTTTGCAAATGAATCGTTTGACTTTTTGCCTCTTCTCGCGCCGTTTTTTTTCGGTGAGTGTGTCCCATGCTCGATGCTGAAACACCGGAATTTTTTCTATACATGCTACGTTCGTGAGTTAGATGAATTACTGGTTCGAGTTGCTTTGTTTTCTGCGATTTCGGCCTTGGTTTTTGCAGATTTTCGGATATTAAAAATGGGAGATTGGGTTTAGGCAAATGGTAAGATTTTCTCACACTCGCTACACTCCCAGCAGAAGGGCGTTCTTTAGCCTTGGGTGAATCAACTGATATTTTTTGTAAACATTCGTCGGTTGGAGTTTGACTGATGCTTATAGGGCAAACCCTAGTGAGTGGCATTTCAGTTTCAATGCTTTCGGCTCGTCTTAAATGGCTTTCTTTTGTTTCTTCTTGTAACGGCCGATGGGGCGGACTGATGGCGGGGGCAGGTTGCTCTATGCATTGAACGTTCGTTGGTTGTATAATGAGTTCATCTCTAGAAACTAAACTATCTGTTTTACATTCGCAGATGCTCTTAATGACATATTCTGCATCTATGATTGGCTCAATCAAATCTATTTTTGATGTAATTCTATCGCTAGCTATGTGATTCTTTAAACTCTTATGTTCTGTTTTAATATGGTCTGCCTGGATTTTTGTATCAACTTCGTTTGGTTCAATATGTTCTATCCAATCAGTTTTTTCTCCTGGCTGCACATTTTCGGCTAGGTTTTTTAGCTCAAATTCAAATGAATCTTCTCGCTTAATTTCATTCTCACTCTCATTCTTTTCAGCATCCTCATCGGTATTCCCTGCTTTCCCATCTACGTACGTGCACACATTCAACGTTCGTTTAATTTGTGTTGGAGCAGGCATGTTGAGTGTTTCGTCCTCTATGCCGGAGGAGTTATCTAGGTCGGCTGGTTCTATTGGCAGAAGAATATCTAGTTCTTCGAGATTCGACTTCATCTCAACTCCAAGACATTTGCCGACTTGAAGTATATTTGGGTCGCCCAGAGTGCGATAAATGTTTGTCATCAAAATGTTCACGTTCGGAATATGTGTAGCCCAAATGTGCTCTCCTCGCACAGAAAGCTCATTCACCAGAGTCGCATATAAACTAAATTGTTCAGGGTCGGCTAAGTCCCAATGCACAAGAGGCGAGCCGTCTTCATTGATGAGCTCAAAACCAGTTTCTGTGCGTAAAAGTGAAAAGTGAAAAAGCTGATGCTTCTCTTCTTGCTCAAGCGATTCTATTTTTTTTACGGGCCTGAATGGATCATCTTGAGGGTCGATGTTCGTGACTTGATAGTCCGGTAAAGATGTTTCTGGCAGGATCGTCGCGCGGACAATATGAGTCTCTGGTTCAAGCTCAAAGTACTGTTCTTGGCGAGTCTCTGGCGATTTTCTAAGCGCAGAGCCGAACTGGTTGAGTTCTGTGCACAATTTTTCAATTTCTTCAAATTCTTGCTCGCCGATAAGATCAAAGTCAAGTTCAACAAAACCATTGTCACGCAGTACCTGGGAGAGATTATCACTTTGCTCGAGAGGAATGAGGGGCATGAGTAGTTTGTGTGGAGAAATCTCTTTAGGACATTGCCAGAGGAGAAGAGAATGACTTTGATTCTCATTTTGCGACAAGTAATACCAAGTCTCTTTATTTGTTTGTGGATAAAATGCAAAAAAATCTTGCCCAATTCCTTCATGGCAAGATTCTTGTACTTGGCACTCGTCCTGATTTGGTTTGCAATCAACTAACTCAAGATTCTCATTGACTGGATGATGCTGTTCAAGCTCGCGTGAAGATAGTTGTGCCTCAAGAGTTTCCATATTCTCCTCTGCAACGGAGGTGAGCACTGTAAATTTCTTAAGGCTGGTTGTCGGACTCCCACTCGAAGTGGATTACCGTTGCGGCACAGCGCCGGAATCTCACCGGACTTTCCCTAAAGATATGATAGTGACCTTAAGATTAAATTGTTATTTTTATTCTAAACTAGATAGTCTTTAACGTGTCAAGAAAAGCCCCTTTTGAGGGGCTTTTCTTGAGCTTGCACTATTTTTTACTGTGCTGGCGGAGTTCCTTGAGGCATCCCACCGCCCATGCCATCGTCTTCCTTAGTGCTTTCATCTGGCATCCCCGCTGGAGCCGGGGTATCAGATGGAGCCGATGGAGCGACTGGCGGCACGCCGCCTGGTTGATCATCACTTCCAGGCATATTTGGCATATCGTCGAACATATCGACCTCCTAGCCTTTTACTACTAACTGCATCATATCAGGAGAATCAATCAGGTAAATGCATACTTGTGGATAACACATTGACTCTAGTATTCATAGACATAAAACGGTCCGTATTGGGTGGTGCGTTGGAACGTCTCACTTGGCTTGCGGTTTGGGAGCGGAAAACAATAGGCAATAACGCGCGCGCCATGCCTTAATTCTTGTTCGAATTTTTTTTCAAGGCGTTTCATAATGTGCGGTAAGAGATAGCAATAAACAGTCGAAGTTTTTTTAAGATTGGTTGTATATAAATTTGCGCATCGAAAAGTCAATCCAGGAATCCCGCGGTGCCGTAACCGAGCAAATAAAACCAGCGGCAGAGAAATATCGACGCCTTCGGCTAAACTAGAGCCGTGTTTGCAAACATAGGCACAGAGCATTCCTCGGCCGGAACCGAGTTCTGTAAAATGTTCGCCTGGAGATAGTTGCGCGAGCGCGAGTATCACATGAAAGAGTCCGGGAGGTGTGCTAACAAATTGCGCTCCGCCAGCCACTGATATCAGGCCGGACAATCCCAAAATCAATAAACCGAGTGCGACACTAAGAAAAATTGTGCTTATCACGAGTGTCATAGTTACAATATAACTAAAATTAAATTTGGTGGTGGCTGTATATAAAGTAGCGCGAATTCATCTACAACAAGAACTTGACACTATACTAATCGAAATCCCGCACGTTTTGTGCGGGATTTTATGAAAGCAGAGCCATTTAACGTCAGAGTGATTGCAGAACAATCCACCTATAAAAAACCGCTTGGCATTTTGGCATGGCACCCAGATCGTCTCGCCCGCAATAGCGTTGATGGTGGAAAAATAATTTACTTGGTGGACACCGGAGCCATTGCTTCTTTGCGCTTTCCGCAATTTTGGTTTGAGCCAACTCCGCAAGGGAAATTTATGTTGAACATCGCTTTTGGACAAAGCAAATACTATGTGGATTCTCTTTCCGAAAACACGAAAAGGGGTTTGCGCCAAAAGGTTCGCAGGGGCGAATATCCGAGCGTTGCGCCCATTGGCTACATAAACGATGTCCGCACAAAATCAATCGTGGTGGATAGAAAGAAAGCTCGGATTATTCGCCAAGCGTTTGAGCTATACGCAAAAAGTAATTCGCGACTGGAGGACATTTCGAACTTTTTGGCGCAACGCGGAATACTATCCCACGGCGGAAAGAGAATCCACAAGACGAGGGCGACTTTTATCCTTTCCAACCCGTTTTACACCGGATTATTCAAATATGGCGGTGAACTTCACGAAGGAAAGTACGAGCCAATAGTGGCAAAGAAACTTTTTGATCAAGTACAAGAAGTGATGAAACGGAGAAGTCGTCCGCGCCACAAACAGAAAAATGAACCACAAGTATATTGCGGACTCCTTTCGTGCGCGTCATGCGGTATGCAAATCACTGGCGAATACAGGGTGAAGACGCAGTTGAACGGCACACAACATTTCTATACTTACTGCCACTGCACCAAGAAATCTAAAACTCAAAAATGTCCTGAACCCTGTATTCGCCAAGAATCGTTGGACGCGCAAATTTCATCACTTCTGCAAAAAGTTTCTTTGCCACAAGATTGGGCGAACTATCTAAACGGAAGACTTGAAAAAGACAAAACGGAATCCGCCCAATCTGTTTCTGCTTTTGTTGAAAAAAATCAAAAAATGATTACTGACATCACAGCGAAGCTCCAGCGACTTTTAGACGGCTATTTAGAACAAGATATAGACAAGGAAGTATATCGTGCTGAAGAATCAAAATTGCTATCCGAGAAAAAGTCGCTGGAGGAGGAAATATCTCGTAATCAACAAAAGCAGAAACATTGGCTCGAACCGATGGAAAAGTGGATAAAGGACGCGGGAAATATGGAAAAAATTGCATTGGATAGCAACCTTTTTGCTAAAAAGGTTGCTGCCAAAGAAATCTTTGACTCGCACCTCTTTCTTGGCGAAAAAACAGTCCGCCCCGCCGAAGGCGGGACTCCGAATTCGTTTGGAAAAATGGGGGGAAATCAGTGGGACGCGCTTCGCGCGTCCCACGCTCTTGGGTCTTCTGTATCTTTTTCTACAAAACTGGAGCGAGTGAGGGGAATCGAACCCCCGTCTCAACCTTGGGAAGGTCGCATTCTGCCATTGAACCACACTCGCAGACGCCTTCCGTATTGTAAACGA of Candidatus Berkelbacteria bacterium contains these proteins:
- the trxB gene encoding thioredoxin-disulfide reductase; the encoded protein is MGKRYKVIIIGSGPAGMTAALYTARAELKPLVLAGREAGGQLMLTTDVENFPGFTSILGPELMKRLTEHAQKFGAEIVRVNVTKVDFSARPLRLWVDRTEYQAEAMIIATGASAQWLGLESETRLRGKGVSSCATCDGFFFRDKKIAVVGGGDTALEEATFLTRFASHVTLIHRRDAFRASKPLQQRASNDAKISVLWNQEVQQVLGDRQVTGLKLRNTQTDEVSEISVSGLFVAIGHKPNTEIFQGQLELDEKGYIVGYPNSATSKEGVFVAGDVEDHRYRQAITAAGAGCKAAIDAERWLSDRLGLESRTILYGN
- a CDS encoding AAA family ATPase, encoding MNSSIFVPFSPPKKLPGLNSDQKKVLEKLIRSLSGKTKKHVFLTGKRGVGKHTLIQALSTYSKALHRTKCFKLDSGAFITQLYEPTDVSQFFRETNTFARTHSRALIFIDEPELIFDSIDRIEARRLARWLRELNDAFDVRIVMLGSNTIYLNSFPLLISKFDFLHLNGFSDQETGNLLQAQGPEINSLTQKITSLTRRFFPQYGLPGGALELLQNASEIAEQCRETLNQRHLYEWISEVRGIPLAALMVDESTQLISLKQNLKKDIIGQNHVIESVCRTILRASVGLRPNNRPIASFLFLGPSGVGKTELAKRVAEQLFKSPDAFIRIDMSEFSESHTVQRLIGAPPGYIGYEEGGQLTNPVYREPYSLVLLDEIEKAHPKVFDIFLQLLDDGRLTDGKGQTVDFTHTIVVATSNIGLNEIITAAHDGTLSNHQTFLRDKLFPLLIRHFRPEFLNRFDGLQVFQPLQIQHLIEIGQRELKSVAKYLQDRHVTLHVQSETLVKIAHEAYEPTFGARPMRRLIQDKIESPLAEKILRGELLPNSSITV